The window cttaattttttttccagagctgcatataactGCAATACATTTAAATGCAGGGGTGCCAATATTTTGTGTCCACTACACTAGGTTTGACATAAACTGTCATTCAGGGCAAAGATTGCAGTTGTACGAATAACGGGTCAGTCAAGGTGTATGACAATAAAGGAGGTGACAGATATTTTCGACCTTATAAAGTGATAAGCTTGGTTCTCACTGACATTTCTTTCTTATGTCAGATATCATGGCTGCCACAGACAGGTGTTCCTATTACTGCCTTCACTCAGTGACCTCTAACGCTCCACTGTCCTCTGGCTTTTTCTCAGGCTGATTTTGACCAGTTACTCCAGGATGAGCTCCAACTGCTCAGACGAGTTTTTCCAGGCCACAAACCATGCGGAACAGACCTTCCGCAAGATGGAGACTTACCTGCAGCACAAGCAGCTGTGTGATGTGCTCTTGATAGCCGGAGATCATAAAATCCCTGCGCACAGGTTGGTATTCTTCCAGCCAAATCAATGTTTTACTCCCTGATCTCCCAACTGCAAGTGAAAACAGATGTGTGAGTGAAAGGAGGTATATTTACCCTGAGCGTCGTTTAATTTTTCAAACGCCTTATGCATATATGCAGCGCTTCTTTACTTCTGCACTTCGCTACTTGCGCTTTATGCAATGAAAAAGTAATGATCTGCAGACAGTGCCTCCCTCAGCCATCCCTGGCAACAGTTCCAATTCTACTTGTAAATGTTTCCCCTTGTATACAATTAGCTCCCGTGTTCTGATGTTACTCTGCAGGAGAATGCTCTCAGTAGTCAATGTTCCTCAATGTGCCAACGAACCGCAATCAGGGTCTCTCCAGCTCTGCATGATTTAGCCTGGTGAAAATAGCTGCTGCATCACATGCTAAGGTGTGATGAATGCCTCTCCCTTCAACACAGAGCATGAAAATGTGAGACATCCATTCTAATGAAGGCAGCTTTTCAGAAAATAATTGCATGTGTGCTGAACttgctttgttttatttgttcttgTCTTGTTTTCATGGCAGGCTTGTCTTAAGCGCTGTTTCTGACTACTTTGCTGCCATGTTCACCAACGACGTCCGAGAAGCGAAACAAGAGGAGATCAAAATGGAAGGTGTCGACCCAGAGGCCCTGAGATCATTAGTTCATTTTGCATACACTGGTCAGTATTTGTCTGCTGGCAGCTGTAAAAAGTAATGCAGTGCTTGTACTGTATACAGGATGTCTGGAGAAAGagaaaatgttttgaagattttttttttatttttttaatgtcactTTAAATGTAGATATAAAGATTAAATCTGTAGTGGCGGCATAAaagtatataaacattttttaaagtaaatcacATTTAAATCACTGTGGATCTGGGATCTAATTGATTAGTTGGTTGATTAGTATGCAAAAATTGTcaataaaaatgtagaaaattaaatatacattCTATTCTATACACTAACCAAAAGTCAAGGCATAGCAGGATGTAATTTGATCATAGCTTTAGCAGACAGCATAGAAATGCTCACACTCTTTATAAGGTGTTACCATTCCATAATGGAGCATTTTAGTGTTTAATATTAAgtatattagtgtaaaaatgtacatcataatacttaattataatatatgacaaaagcaacaacaacaaaaaaaatgcttttatttcggGCAAAGCAACTAATTTGCTTTGAAATCATATTTAATAAATCTCCACATCTTTTACCATTTTTTCTTGACCTACTTAACAAGCTAGCTAGCTGTTATATATCATACTCCTGCCAGTCGGTGTCACTACTAAGTTAAAAAGAGCTTCATGTACTAGAGTgagcagagtgtgtgagagcaagTAAAGGAGAAGAACCTAAACTCTACTGCTGAGTCCTTCGtgttattttctacatttatttcacCACTACATATTGGCGATGAGGATGGGCAACACTAGCCTATACTTTTAGTGAAAggatcaaaaatacaaaaaatagtttTCAATAAAAAATTTGAATGAGCCTCTAAACCGCACATGCTTTTGCACATCAGCAAAATCTATTTTATGTAAAAGTATTTAAGTTAAGTgaaataataatgtgtttttttttcatgttttaaccTATTGAGTGGTGAAAAATCCTGTATTGCTGTctatattttcattatttcagTCCTGTATTAAAAGCAGGACATGTAGATAATTATTAATAGATtattaataactgtttttaatgATCTAGGTGGGTAAAAAGCTAGTCATCCAGATGAAAAACGTATGTTACCTTATGCTGATAAACTAACCAGCATAGTGTAAACATACACAGTACTGGTCGAAATCCAGCTGATCAACCATCTTAACCACCTTATCCAGAAAAACCATAAAGTTGATCATTGCTGCAGCTGTATCTCCACATAACAGCTCAAGCAGTTAATGCTACATATATGGACCAATATCTGCTGTGTCAGCGACCTTGTCCTATTGAATGTGTACATGATGACAAAATGTTTTCTACAAGTAACATGACCTATCTGTACACTAGGGATGTCCTGATCCAATTCAGCCGATGTAGGCACATGTAAATGGATTTGCTATTGACTATTTTAACCCAATCCgtgtataattctttgttttaaCAAAGTGTAACTGTGGTAGAGGTTCCATAAGCAGAGTGTATTCCGAACCGCAAAGAATTGAGTGTTCCTTAGTGAAAATACAACAGACTGTTtgaattaaaacacaaaaacatgtattataatatacatatttaataatgTTCATGCTGTTTTGGAGAATAACTGATATGGTGATACTTATTGCATCCCTATACCAATATCTAATGCTTTTAGGTTTCATTTTATAATaatttctatttttgtatttacaaGAATTAGGACCTTTAATTTGTAAAATGCATTTTCCGTTAAAGGAAGTATTTCTAAAGACCCACAGACTTGTGCAATTCCAAGTCTGCTTgtctattatacagctctggaaaaaaatgagagaccacttaaaaattatgagtttcttcttcaagaggaagatggatgatcacaagccatcaaaccaagctgaactgcttgaatttttgctccaggagtggcataaagttatccaaaagcagtgtgtaagactgctggaggagaacatgccaaaaagcctgaaaactgttattaaaaaacagggttattccaccaaatattgatttttgaactcttaaaactttatgtatattaacttgttttctttgcattattagaggtctgaaagttctgcatcttttttgtttgattctcattttttgcaaataaatgctctaaatgtcaatatttttaatatttttatttaaaaaatatttacaatattacaatattcattgtactcaaatgtaaacctataaataccaaagtcaaagaaactgattcagaaactgaagtggcctcttaatatttccagagctgtatattgttaatatattattattgttttgatTGATAATTGTTACAGtcatagtaaataaaaaataataaatacatgatgtTGGTGTCCATGTGGTTCTACATATAACCAAATATACTAGGGTTGCCATTCATACAACTCAGTACTATACTGACGCTTTTGGTGTGTAACTAAACAGGTACATGTCTCCTTCTGTTAAGTACTGCACTGCACGTTATATGCTTttgaaatgtttgtttttgtgtatgtatatatatatatatatatatatatatatatatatatatatatatatatatatatatatagatagatagatagatagatagatagatagatagatagatagatagatagatagatagagtccCTGAAaagtaacatttaataataatagacATTTAATACTATATTGTGTCTACACTCACACACTGGTGGATGTAGTCTGTCCGACACAGTTGCTAGAATTATTTCAGTCAACAAATCCTCTCCAGCACAGGGTGTTAACTGGGCTTTTGAgatgttacagttttttttttcccctccaacTTCACAGGTGTCCTTGAGCTGAAGGAAGAGACGATCGAGAGCCTATTAGCTGCAGCGTGTCTTCTTCAGCTCTCACAAGTTATTGAGGTCTGCTGCAACTTTCTAATGAAACAGCTACACCCGTCCAACTGCCTGGGGATCCGCTCGTTTGCTGATGCTCAGGGATGCATGGATCTGCTGAACGTGGCCCATAGCTACACCATGGTAGGACTGCTGCTGTGCTTGGAATAATCCTGATAACTAGTAGAGTTACTACATTGCTAACTCATTCATTCATTACAGTTAACATAAAAAAACTGATATAGTTTTCCcaaaaaaattggtaaaaaaaaaagctctaattaatatataatatatataaatatataatataagaccacttaagtttctgaatcagtttctctgattttgctatttatatgtatatatttgagtaaaatgaacatgttgttttattctataaactacagacatttctcccaaattccaaaaaaaagatgcagagctcagaCCTCAAACCATgcaacaaattcatattcataaacattgaagagttcagaaatcaatatttggttaaataactCTAGTTTTTTATCAcggttgtcatgcatcttggcatgttctcctccaccagtcttacacactgcttttggatgctttttaattttatgccactcctggtgcaaagattcaagcagttcagcttggtttgatggcttgtgatcatccatcttcctcttgattatattccagaggtttcaaatttggtaaaatcaaggaaaaacataaatTTTAGGTGttctcttaacttttttttccagagctgtatatactgtatattatagatgtatatatagatagaaaTGCAATTTGTATCATGCATAATATAATGCATAATaacacattaaatgttttttttttaaacctacttATTAAAAGGTAAACCCATAAACCTGTCCCCTTGTTATTTTCTCACATAGTGCTTGATTTAGGATGTCTAAACAGACCTCTTGATGTGTGAGAAATTTAAAAGCAACTTTGGCCAAACAGAACTAATACATTAAGTATTCTCAGGGGCTTCCGGATTCACCGCACACATTTGTTAGATGACATGCCCCTGCCAAAGTGCGGAAACAAGCGAGGAAGATGGCCGTTATCTCCTGAAGGACATCTGCACAGGCTGTTTACATAGGGCTACCCAGATCAGCGAGGTTAATCTAATCAGAGAGAGCACAAGCAGGGAAACTTCCTTTTCAATCACTTCAGTAATGGACATGGGGCGGACAGAGCTTCCTGGTCTACCATCCGTTGTGTCCAGATTAAAAAGTTCTATTTTGATAAGGTTGTTTTTCCTCCTTTCTCTGTGCAATCCTGACATCCTGTCTCTTTGTGAGAGAGCCACAGTCCACCAGTGTAGTGTGCCAGTGGTCTAAGGGATTCTGCTGCTTTATGTCTGTTTAGAGATCTTATTGGCATTAAGCTGCTTTAGAAACctgaaaagaacaaaaatatatatttttttacttaatcaTCTTAGTCTTATTTATATTGCCTGGCCTTTCTAATTGCTGTTAACCATAATATACTAGAACTTGCTTGAAGAACTTGCTTAAACATTTTTATCCATGCTATTAATTCATTAAAAGTGCCTGTGCTAATAACTGCTAATAAGGACATACGACTGAAATCCATATTAGGGAgtggctggaaaaaaaaatcaattcaataGCTAATTTCATTCATCTTCTGAGCTAAGCTCTCAAAGCCCCAGATGGCTTTAGATGATACACTTGAATTTGATCATTAATGATCAATACAATGTTTGCAAGTCTTATTCAATGCATAATTAAATTAGCAAGAATCGTAATGGATGCAAGAAGGAAGCGCATGAACAGTTGATGCCCTATAAACGATTGAACAGGCTTATCTTTAAATCTTTCACACAGAACAGAGCAAAGCAGTGTTTTTAGAGGACAATCTCAGATGCCCTTGAAATGACAAGCAAGCAAGCCATTATATTGAAGGGTATGACAAAGCCAAAGAAAAGACAAACGTGAAAATAAAAAGCCCACTGGCTGAATCTAAAGAATCTAAAGAAGACAAGGACATTGTTTTAAACGACACTCGCAGATTATCCCTAAACGTCAATGTgactttttattaaattaaactggAATAGTATATATACAGTTGTAATTAGTTAGGGATAATTCATGACTTATTGGGgttcaattttaaatatatatttatgagaTATGTGCTATAAACTGGATATTGCAGCTTACATCAGACCTTATTGATCTTTCAGGAACACTTTCTAGAGGTCATTCAGAATCAGGAGTTCCTGCTGCTTCCTACCATGGAAATAGTGAAACTACTGGCCAGTGACGACATCAACGTCCCCGATGAAGAGACTATTTTTCAAGCGCTGATGATGTGGGTTCGCCATGATGTGCAACATCGGCAACAAGACCTGGGAGTTCTGCTTGCATACATTCGTCTACCCTTACTGCCACCTCAGGTTTGCTTAGAACTGTTTGCTCATGACACTTATTAAATATGAATTTGATGCAATTTAACCCAATTGACGTCATTTTTGGAGCCTTGAAAcgtattgtgttgtgttgctcACAAGAAGACTGCTTCTGATATTCCATAATTGGATCTCAGATTATTCTGAAATGATAaagcaatgaaaaaaaatgaaaaaaaggataACGACTTACATAATCACATTATTGATCACACAGTCCATTAACCAGTAGATTGGCTGTTGATAGATGATTATGCTCATTATGCTCTAGCTTCTTGCTGACTTGGAGAACAATAAAATGTTTTCTGAAGATCTGGAATGCCAAAAGCTACTGATGGAGGCTATGAAGTATCATTTGTTGCCAGAGCGCCGGCCAATGCTACAGAGCCCAAGGACCAAACCACGTAAATCCACTGTTGGGGCACTTTACGCTGTAGGAGGAATGGACGCCTCAAAAGGTGGGTCATCATTGGTTCTAGTTAGATTGAGCTAGTAGAAAAAATTCACACCATAATTGcggatattttaatatactggCCTGTAGCTCTCATTTCTTATTACAGttatacaattataaaatatCAATTTTAAAGTAAATTGCTCAA of the Astyanax mexicanus isolate ESR-SI-001 chromosome 10, AstMex3_surface, whole genome shotgun sequence genome contains:
- the klhl4 gene encoding kelch-like protein 4 isoform X2 codes for the protein MSSNCSDEFFQATNHAEQTFRKMETYLQHKQLCDVLLIAGDHKIPAHRLVLSAVSDYFAAMFTNDVREAKQEEIKMEGVDPEALRSLVHFAYTGVLELKEETIESLLAAACLLQLSQVIEVCCNFLMKQLHPSNCLGIRSFADAQGCMDLLNVAHSYTMEHFLEVIQNQEFLLLPTMEIVKLLASDDINVPDEETIFQALMMWVRHDVQHRQQDLGVLLAYIRLPLLPPQLLADLENNKMFSEDLECQKLLMEAMKYHLLPERRPMLQSPRTKPRKSTVGALYAVGGMDASKGSTTIEKYDLRTNTWIQVGIMNGRRLQFGVAVIDNKLYVVGGRDGLKTSNMVECYDPITKVWCTMPPMSTHRHGLGIAVLEGPMYAVGGHDGWSYLNTVERWDPQARQWNYVASMSTPRSTVGVTALNGKLFAVGGRDGSSCLRSMECFDPHTNKWSMCAPMAKRRGGVGVATYNSFLYAVGGHDAPASNHCSRLSDCVERYDPKTDTWTTVSSLSVPRDAVGVCLLGDKLYAVGGYDGQSYLNSVESYDAQNNEWTEEVQLNIGRAGACVVVVKLP